In Syntrophobacterales bacterium, a single genomic region encodes these proteins:
- a CDS encoding glycine cleavage system protein H: protein MDSISSKCKGYPLIPAEENKCVWMKTGLVSYKLCDRNDHCETCPFDRAMKNGGDSNFSESSEIEEEGSFFDDPSSQLDNGSFLFHPDHCWVKVESHEKVRIGLDSLITMLISNVQLVILPAEGSFTGAGECFAHIIQGDYVLPVISPVSGVIIATNYRLKNNPGLLTSDPQGNGWLVTIKPDNLENDFKKLFFGRKALFWKHREENDIANRVCSLVKMSSPQVGPTMQDGGAQVTNLRDLLRSINSKQLVQILDSVVSRHKAY, encoded by the coding sequence ATGGATTCAATTAGCTCAAAGTGCAAAGGTTATCCCCTGATTCCAGCAGAAGAAAACAAATGCGTCTGGATGAAAACAGGGCTCGTATCCTACAAGCTGTGCGACAGAAACGACCACTGCGAGACCTGCCCTTTCGACCGCGCAATGAAAAACGGGGGGGACAGTAATTTCTCCGAATCATCGGAAATAGAAGAGGAGGGGTCGTTTTTCGACGATCCGTCATCCCAGCTCGACAACGGCTCCTTCCTCTTTCATCCTGATCACTGCTGGGTAAAGGTGGAAAGCCACGAAAAGGTGCGGATCGGTTTGGATTCACTGATCACGATGCTTATCTCCAACGTGCAGTTGGTAATCCTGCCCGCGGAGGGCTCTTTCACCGGCGCCGGAGAATGTTTTGCCCACATTATTCAGGGAGATTACGTATTGCCGGTGATTTCTCCCGTTTCCGGGGTCATTATCGCGACGAATTACCGTCTTAAAAACAACCCGGGGCTGCTCACCTCCGATCCGCAGGGAAATGGCTGGCTCGTTACGATCAAACCGGACAATCTCGAAAACGATTTTAAAAAACTCTTTTTCGGGAGAAAAGCGCTCTTCTGGAAACACCGGGAGGAAAACGATATCGCCAACAGGGTTTGCTCGCTTGTGAAAATGAGCTCGCCCCAGGTCGGCCCCACCATGCAGGATGGAGGCGCCCAGGTAACCAACCTGAGAGACCTGCTCCGTTCGATCAATTCAAAACAGCTTGTCCAGATTCTGGATTCGGTTGTTTCCCGGCATAAAGCCTACTGA
- a CDS encoding ribonuclease Z, with product MKIVFLGTNGWYDTETGNTLSTLVQTESFDIIFDAGNGIQRADRYLSGDKPVFIFISHFHLDHVAGLHILGRFNLREKLTICGPKHSRQILDTFLNAPFTMPLAQLPFPSGVMEMPEDSSSLPFLVQALPLRHSSLTLGYRIEVDGMAISHCSDTGYCENAVSLGNQADLLITECAFKTGQANEAWPHLNPETAARIAAEARTKRLALTHFDAFLYQTLEERTEARRTAAAIFPQTIAATDGMEITI from the coding sequence ATGAAGATCGTCTTTTTAGGGACAAACGGCTGGTACGATACAGAAACCGGAAACACACTTTCAACCCTTGTCCAGACCGAAAGCTTTGATATCATCTTCGACGCCGGAAACGGCATTCAACGGGCCGACCGCTACCTCAGCGGCGATAAACCGGTTTTTATCTTTATCAGTCATTTTCACCTCGATCATGTGGCGGGACTGCACATCCTGGGAAGGTTCAATCTGCGGGAAAAACTCACCATCTGCGGGCCGAAACACAGCAGGCAAATTCTGGACACTTTTCTCAATGCCCCCTTCACCATGCCGCTTGCCCAACTGCCCTTTCCCAGCGGCGTAATGGAAATGCCGGAGGACTCTTCCTCGCTTCCTTTCCTTGTCCAGGCGCTGCCGCTGCGTCACTCATCACTGACGCTTGGCTACCGAATAGAGGTTGACGGAATGGCAATCAGCCATTGCTCCGACACCGGCTATTGCGAAAATGCGGTCTCGCTAGGCAATCAAGCCGATCTGCTGATCACCGAATGCGCTTTTAAAACCGGGCAGGCGAATGAGGCATGGCCGCACTTGAATCCGGAGACGGCGGCCCGAATCGCCGCCGAGGCCAGGACAAAACGCCTCGCCCTCACCCACTTCGACGCTTTTTTGTATCAAACCCTCGAAGAGCGAACCGAGGCAAGGCGAACCGCCGCCGCAATATTTCCGCAAACAATCGCCGCAACGGACGGAATGGAGATAACGATTTGA
- a CDS encoding patatin-like phospholipase family protein — translation MTKKIGIALGSGSARGWSHIGVLQSIVEAGIAVDFVCGTSIGALVAGSFAAGFLEPLDRWARRLSWSHIVGFMDMKIPRSGLIEGEKISGYLREMITDPLIENLPVPFAAVATDLKTGREVWLREGSLIEVVRASISLPGIFTPCGRNGQWLVDGGLVNPVPTSLCRAMGADIVVAVDLNSDIMGKKRIQRMAAPPKGEENGTSLPAQGRWADFLKQGKLNGKLKLFGQMFQELPDRSPTLFDVLATSVNIMQDRINQQRLLEDPPDLVIRPKLSDIGLMEFNRAAEAIDEGKREMDIYIPALRELMANAE, via the coding sequence ATGACAAAAAAAATCGGCATAGCCCTGGGAAGCGGTTCCGCCCGGGGGTGGTCGCATATCGGCGTATTGCAGAGCATCGTCGAAGCGGGAATTGCGGTCGATTTTGTCTGTGGAACATCGATCGGCGCCCTTGTTGCCGGGTCGTTTGCCGCTGGTTTTCTCGAACCTCTCGACCGCTGGGCAAGGCGGCTTTCGTGGTCGCATATTGTTGGTTTCATGGACATGAAGATCCCCCGTTCAGGGCTGATCGAGGGAGAAAAAATATCCGGATATTTACGCGAAATGATTACCGATCCCCTGATCGAGAATCTTCCTGTACCCTTTGCCGCAGTGGCGACCGATCTGAAAACCGGCAGGGAGGTCTGGCTTAGGGAAGGATCTTTGATAGAGGTTGTCAGGGCCAGCATCTCGCTTCCGGGAATTTTCACCCCCTGCGGGCGCAACGGACAGTGGCTTGTTGACGGTGGATTGGTGAATCCGGTCCCGACTTCGCTTTGTCGGGCGATGGGGGCCGATATTGTCGTCGCCGTTGATCTTAATTCCGATATCATGGGGAAAAAGAGGATACAGCGGATGGCTGCTCCCCCGAAAGGGGAAGAAAACGGGACTTCGCTACCCGCGCAGGGGAGGTGGGCCGATTTTCTCAAACAGGGGAAACTTAACGGCAAGTTAAAGCTCTTCGGGCAGATGTTTCAGGAGCTGCCGGACCGGAGCCCGACGCTCTTCGATGTCCTGGCCACATCCGTTAATATCATGCAGGACAGGATAAATCAGCAGCGGCTCCTTGAGGATCCGCCGGACCTCGTCATCCGTCCCAAACTTTCCGATATCGGCCTGATGGAGTTCAATCGCGCTGCCGAGGCGATTGATGAAGGCAAAAGGGAGATGGACATATATATTCCGGCTCTTCGGGAGCTGATGGCAAATGCTGAGTGA
- a CDS encoding 2-hydroxyacyl-CoA dehydratase yields the protein MAEIYKAGIDAGSTTVKLVVCAQNGSILFSRYRRHHSLTLGTIAEMLIEARQELGNIVLDVVLTGSAGMGVAESFQLPFIQEVVASTKIIQRRWPDVRTLIEIGGEDSKIAFFDNRFQPDIRMNGNCAGGTGAFIEQMAVLLNEPLNKLDELAQKSSALYPIASRCGVFAKTDVQALLSNRVSREDIAASVFHAMAIQVISSLSRGHDIEKKVLFAGGPLTFFPSLRAAFIRLLQLDPEQDIAAGEHPELMAAVGAALCHEGEGLVIEIEKCLQLVRNGTMQGCKEDQKRLPPLFSEQREVEIWEEEHHQKRVCRVDVAELKGAPCFLGIDSGSTTTKLVLIDDKKRVALTWYQLNGGDAIGAVRRGLLFLRDACRAAGVAPFVARTAVTGYGEDLIRAAFAIDDGVVETVAHYRAARHFLPEVSFILDIGGQDMKAIYVRDGGIADIQINEACSSGCGSFIETLANSLNISVSDFAGVACRAEAPFDLGTRCTVFMNSRVKQALREGATVGDISAGLASSVIGNTLYKVLKLHDPSALGDKIVVQGGTFRNPAVLRAFEREIGRQVVRPDISEAMGAYGAALTALQDRLAEPTRASTFPGLDAETQENIIGKRELRCSGCENNCKVARITFSGGRNYFTGNRCERHFSNKGAGGQIANLSPTGENLFIDRLKLIFDQPLLPKQKPRLTFGIPRALNMFENFPFWANFLTACGFKVVLSAPSDTKLFERGIRTVMSDNICFPGKLANGHILDLIEKRVERIFYPIVVFEAKEDADTLNSFNCPVVTGYPDVIRSAIDPEGRYGVPLDCPVVSFRSRELLEKQLYSFFKGYGIARKTISAAVTKGRDAQQRVREEMSRRAVALIEKARAAKRFAVVVAGRPYHADPLVNHGLPEMLAGMGVDVIPESAVPVAKDGHILKNISVLSQWEYTNRILAVARFVAANPHLELLQITSFGCGLDAISTDEARAIITEKGKVYTLIKMDEISNLGAVRIRLRSMLDIAKERSQSSTPHALPPFSAERIEGKEADRTIIVPWFSPFYSPAIPAIFASLGYKVELLAPQERSSVDVGLRYVNNDVCYPALIVIGDIVKALQSGKWDPMKTTVLLTQTFGQCRASSYVPLARKALIAAGFGEVPVVSLSEGDTLSQAGIPIDQKRLVKRLALGLMFADPLSKMTLATAPRELHSGSAMALQKKYLDELGILISREDFGLLLAMLKAAIRDFNIIPVHDDSVPVIGLLGEIFVKHNEFSNNNIVDWFRTKGVEVVVPPLLSFFEQRFVNEEFDQQAFMKSYLRERVVLGLLDRYIGFYLYRVERVMKGFRYYRRTCSLKELAREAGKVTSLANQAGEGWLLPAEIIAMVRQGVDHIVCLQPFGCLANHIIGKGVEKRLKKLYPQLNLLYIDMDPGTTEVNILNRLHLMVMSVQAEMKRPRLRAEGE from the coding sequence ATGGCGGAAATATACAAAGCAGGAATAGATGCCGGTTCTACAACGGTAAAGCTGGTTGTCTGCGCTCAAAACGGGAGCATCTTATTTTCCCGTTATCGCCGCCACCATTCGTTGACGCTGGGGACGATAGCGGAAATGCTGATTGAGGCAAGGCAGGAGCTGGGAAATATCGTCCTCGATGTTGTTCTCACCGGTTCCGCCGGGATGGGGGTTGCCGAGTCTTTTCAGCTTCCCTTTATACAGGAAGTTGTCGCCTCGACAAAAATTATCCAGCGCCGCTGGCCGGATGTCCGAACGCTGATAGAGATAGGGGGCGAGGATTCGAAAATCGCCTTTTTTGACAATCGTTTTCAGCCGGACATCCGCATGAACGGAAACTGCGCGGGCGGAACGGGCGCCTTTATCGAGCAGATGGCTGTGCTGCTGAATGAGCCTTTGAACAAACTGGACGAACTGGCCCAAAAAAGCAGCGCACTCTATCCGATAGCTTCCCGCTGCGGGGTTTTTGCCAAGACCGATGTCCAGGCCCTCCTGAGCAATCGCGTTTCCCGGGAGGATATTGCCGCATCGGTGTTTCATGCGATGGCGATTCAGGTGATCTCCTCCCTTTCCCGAGGGCATGACATTGAAAAAAAAGTGCTTTTTGCCGGAGGACCGCTGACCTTCTTTCCTTCCCTGCGGGCGGCCTTTATCCGCCTGCTTCAGCTTGATCCCGAACAGGATATCGCCGCGGGTGAACATCCGGAACTGATGGCGGCAGTGGGGGCGGCTCTTTGCCATGAGGGAGAGGGCCTTGTGATCGAAATTGAAAAATGCCTTCAGCTTGTCCGGAACGGGACAATGCAGGGGTGCAAGGAGGATCAGAAAAGGCTCCCGCCCCTTTTTTCCGAGCAGCGGGAGGTGGAAATCTGGGAGGAGGAGCATCATCAAAAACGCGTTTGCCGGGTAGATGTTGCGGAGCTGAAAGGGGCGCCCTGTTTTCTGGGGATCGATTCCGGATCAACGACAACGAAGCTTGTCCTGATTGACGATAAAAAGCGGGTTGCCCTTACCTGGTATCAGTTGAATGGGGGCGATGCCATCGGCGCCGTCCGCCGGGGGCTTTTATTTTTAAGGGATGCCTGTCGCGCGGCGGGTGTTGCCCCCTTTGTCGCCAGGACGGCCGTTACCGGGTATGGAGAGGATTTGATCAGGGCTGCGTTTGCCATCGATGACGGCGTGGTGGAGACGGTTGCCCACTATCGCGCGGCCCGCCATTTTCTGCCCGAGGTCTCATTCATCCTTGACATCGGCGGTCAGGACATGAAGGCGATTTATGTGCGCGACGGGGGAATAGCCGATATTCAGATAAACGAGGCTTGCTCATCGGGCTGCGGTTCTTTCATAGAAACGCTTGCCAATTCCCTGAATATCAGCGTCTCCGATTTTGCCGGGGTTGCCTGCAGGGCAGAGGCGCCCTTTGATCTGGGGACGCGTTGCACGGTTTTTATGAACTCCCGGGTAAAACAGGCGCTGCGCGAAGGGGCCACCGTTGGGGATATTTCCGCGGGACTCGCGAGTTCGGTGATCGGCAATACCCTCTACAAGGTTCTCAAGTTGCACGATCCCTCGGCGCTGGGCGATAAAATTGTCGTGCAGGGAGGGACATTCCGCAATCCGGCGGTGCTGCGGGCGTTTGAGCGGGAGATTGGCCGGCAGGTGGTCCGTCCGGATATCTCGGAGGCAATGGGGGCCTACGGCGCCGCCTTGACGGCCTTGCAGGACCGTCTTGCGGAACCGACGCGGGCTTCCACATTTCCGGGGCTGGACGCCGAGACACAGGAAAACATCATCGGGAAAAGGGAGTTACGGTGCAGCGGCTGCGAAAATAACTGCAAGGTTGCCCGGATAACCTTCAGCGGCGGGCGGAACTATTTTACCGGCAATCGCTGCGAACGCCACTTCAGCAACAAGGGCGCCGGGGGACAGATTGCCAATCTGTCCCCAACCGGAGAGAATCTCTTTATCGACCGTCTGAAGCTGATTTTCGACCAGCCCCTCCTGCCAAAACAGAAGCCGCGTCTGACCTTTGGCATTCCCCGCGCCTTGAACATGTTCGAAAACTTCCCCTTCTGGGCTAATTTTCTGACCGCCTGCGGCTTTAAGGTTGTCCTTTCCGCCCCGTCCGATACGAAGCTGTTTGAACGGGGGATACGAACGGTCATGTCCGACAATATCTGTTTTCCGGGAAAGCTTGCCAATGGTCATATCCTCGATCTGATAGAAAAAAGGGTTGAGCGAATTTTCTACCCGATCGTTGTCTTCGAGGCGAAGGAGGATGCGGACACGCTGAACAGTTTTAATTGCCCCGTTGTTACCGGATATCCGGATGTTATCCGCAGCGCGATCGACCCGGAGGGGCGATATGGAGTCCCGCTCGACTGTCCTGTGGTCAGTTTCAGGTCGCGGGAGCTTCTCGAAAAACAGCTTTACTCGTTTTTCAAGGGTTACGGGATCGCCCGAAAAACAATCTCCGCGGCGGTAACGAAGGGCAGAGATGCGCAGCAACGGGTGCGGGAGGAAATGTCCCGGCGGGCGGTCGCCTTGATCGAAAAGGCCCGCGCGGCAAAGCGTTTTGCCGTGGTCGTTGCCGGCCGACCCTACCATGCCGATCCGCTGGTGAACCACGGCCTTCCCGAAATGCTCGCGGGGATGGGGGTGGATGTTATCCCCGAGAGTGCAGTTCCGGTTGCTAAAGACGGGCATATACTCAAAAATATTAGCGTCCTGAGCCAGTGGGAATACACCAATCGGATACTTGCCGTCGCCCGGTTTGTCGCTGCCAATCCCCATCTCGAACTGCTTCAGATCACCTCGTTCGGCTGCGGCCTTGATGCCATTTCCACCGACGAGGCGAGGGCTATCATTACTGAAAAGGGGAAGGTTTATACGCTCATCAAGATGGACGAGATCTCCAATCTCGGAGCGGTAAGAATTCGTCTGCGCTCCATGCTCGATATAGCCAAAGAGAGGTCGCAAAGCTCAACACCGCATGCATTGCCGCCTTTTTCCGCCGAGCGGATTGAAGGAAAGGAAGCGGACAGGACGATTATTGTTCCCTGGTTTTCTCCCTTTTATTCGCCGGCAATTCCTGCTATCTTTGCCTCGCTGGGCTATAAGGTGGAGCTGCTCGCCCCTCAGGAACGTTCGTCGGTGGATGTGGGGCTCCGATATGTAAACAACGACGTCTGCTACCCGGCGCTGATCGTTATCGGGGATATTGTCAAGGCCCTGCAATCAGGCAAATGGGACCCCATGAAAACTACCGTATTGCTTACCCAGACCTTTGGCCAGTGCCGGGCGTCAAGCTATGTACCGCTTGCCCGGAAGGCGCTTATCGCGGCGGGGTTTGGCGAGGTGCCGGTTGTTTCCCTTTCCGAGGGGGATACGCTCAGTCAGGCGGGCATCCCGATCGATCAGAAAAGACTGGTAAAACGACTGGCGCTGGGGCTGATGTTTGCCGATCCCCTGTCGAAAATGACCCTGGCAACAGCGCCGCGCGAGCTCCATTCCGGCTCGGCCATGGCCCTGCAAAAGAAGTATCTTGACGAGCTGGGCATCCTCATAAGCCGGGAAGACTTCGGACTTCTCCTCGCCATGCTGAAGGCGGCCATCCGCGATTTCAATATCATTCCGGTTCATGATGATTCGGTTCCCGTAATCGGGCTGCTCGGAGAGATATTCGTCAAACACAATGAATTTTCCAATAACAACATCGTGGACTGGTTCCGGACAAAGGGGGTTGAGGTGGTCGTCCCCCCGCTGCTGAGTTTTTTCGAGCAGCGTTTCGTCAATGAGGAATTCGATCAGCAGGCTTTCATGAAAAGTTACCTTCGGGAGCGGGTGGTTCTGGGCCTGCTGGATCGCTATATCGGCTTTTACCTTTATCGCGTCGAACGGGTCATGAAAGGGTTCCGTTATTACCGGAGGACCTGCAGTTTGAAGGAACTGGCGCGGGAGGCGGGCAAGGTGACAAGCCTTGCCAATCAGGCCGGCGAGGGGTGGCTGCTGCCGGCCGAAATCATTGCGATGGTGCGCCAGGGGGTTGACCATATCGTCTGTCTGCAGCCGTTCGGCTGCCTGGCAAATCACATCATCGGCAAGGGAGTGGAAAAAAGGCTGAAGAAGCTGTATCCGCAGCTCAACCTGCTGTATATTGACATGGACCCGGGGACAACCGAGGTCAATATCCTGAATCGCCTCCACCTGATGGTGATGTCTGTTCAGGCGGAAATGAAGAGGCCGCGGCTCAGGGCCGAGGGGGAATAA
- a CDS encoding transcriptional repressor codes for MRTEQCDASETLKNSGLAKTAQRMAVLESLLGADRPLNANEILQQTAGEIRINRVTVYRILSSLRDSGIIREIENGHGISSYEMACAHNPVHPHFRCRSCGRIICLPSLTLSQAWDWLAQPADFSIEKIDVQLTGICAPCQQTENSNTLAYIPAGHTEHQR; via the coding sequence ATGAGAACAGAACAGTGCGACGCTTCTGAAACCCTCAAAAATTCCGGACTTGCAAAGACAGCGCAGAGAATGGCCGTTCTGGAATCGCTGCTCGGCGCCGACCGCCCGCTCAACGCGAATGAAATCCTCCAGCAAACGGCCGGGGAAATCAGGATCAACCGGGTTACCGTTTACCGCATCCTTTCATCCCTTCGTGACAGCGGCATCATCAGGGAAATAGAGAACGGACATGGAATCAGCTCTTATGAAATGGCCTGCGCCCATAATCCGGTTCATCCCCATTTCCGCTGCCGGAGCTGCGGGCGCATCATCTGCCTGCCTTCGTTAACCCTTTCTCAAGCCTGGGATTGGCTGGCCCAGCCCGCCGATTTTTCGATCGAGAAAATCGACGTGCAACTGACGGGGATTTGCGCGCCCTGCCAACAGACAGAAAATAGCAACACGCTTGCATACATTCCTGCTGGCCATACTGAGCATCAGCGCTAA
- a CDS encoding zinc ABC transporter substrate-binding protein, protein MKKQFPVTITAFLLFFATFPAIAASEKIDIAVSVPPQAYFAERIGKNHVSTHVMIPGGANPDTYEPTPRQLVNLSRSRMYVKVGAPTFPFEKKFLLTFLDRNPRLTIIDSSAGLKLRTGDPHTWTSPASVRIAAANIAKALVIYDPSHKNEYERNLAEFLTEIERLDQGIRKSLQGKGGYSFMVYHPAWGYFADEYNLVQIPIEEEGKPGNAARIRGIIDLARKKGLRDVLVQKGFDARNARTIARELGGGIFEVNPLGRDWPGELRTFTDALTHVLTK, encoded by the coding sequence ATGAAAAAACAATTTCCCGTCACTATTACGGCATTTTTACTGTTTTTTGCAACATTCCCCGCCATCGCCGCCTCCGAAAAGATCGACATCGCCGTCAGCGTCCCGCCGCAGGCCTATTTCGCCGAACGGATCGGGAAAAATCACGTCTCTACTCATGTCATGATCCCCGGCGGCGCGAATCCGGACACCTACGAACCAACCCCCCGACAGCTCGTCAACCTTTCCCGATCACGAATGTATGTAAAGGTCGGAGCGCCGACTTTCCCCTTCGAGAAGAAATTCCTCTTGACCTTCCTCGATCGCAATCCCCGCCTGACCATAATTGACTCCTCCGCCGGGCTGAAATTGCGCACGGGCGACCCGCATACCTGGACCTCGCCGGCCTCGGTACGAATCGCCGCCGCTAACATTGCCAAGGCCCTTGTAATTTATGACCCTTCCCACAAGAATGAGTATGAAAGAAATTTGGCGGAGTTTCTGACCGAGATCGAGCGTCTGGATCAGGGGATCAGAAAGTCGCTGCAAGGCAAGGGCGGCTACAGCTTTATGGTTTACCACCCGGCCTGGGGATACTTTGCCGACGAATACAACCTCGTTCAGATCCCGATTGAAGAAGAGGGAAAACCGGGCAATGCCGCCCGCATCCGCGGCATTATCGATCTCGCGCGCAAAAAGGGCCTGCGCGACGTGCTGGTTCAAAAAGGTTTTGACGCCCGGAACGCCCGAACGATTGCCCGTGAACTGGGGGGGGGGATTTTCGAGGTGAATCCGCTCGGGCGCGACTGGCCAGGCGAGTTGAGAACATTCACAGACGCGCTGACGCACGTTCTGACAAAATAG
- a CDS encoding metal ABC transporter ATP-binding protein: protein MESIIKVENVAYGYGKRAVLEDVSLKVRERDFILIIGPNGGGKSTLLKLILGILTPWSGKISFRGEAKNRLGYVPQTTGFNRSFPISVLDMVRTGCIHGDNYLKQSSRESIEKSRSILQKLSLDDKLNDNITDLSGGQLQRVLIARALVAAPLALFLDEPTTALDIASQTDLIDILGKLQQEMSIVVVTHDPTPYANIYQHIACLNTNIYCHERGELSETTLEKVYGCPVELLGHGIPHTLLPSHQGVKKT from the coding sequence ATGGAAAGCATCATTAAGGTTGAAAACGTCGCCTATGGCTACGGGAAAAGGGCCGTCCTGGAGGATGTGTCGCTAAAGGTCCGGGAACGAGATTTTATCCTCATCATCGGCCCGAATGGGGGAGGAAAGTCAACCCTGCTCAAATTGATCCTCGGCATTCTCACCCCCTGGTCGGGAAAAATAAGTTTCCGCGGCGAAGCCAAAAATCGCCTCGGCTATGTCCCTCAGACGACGGGCTTCAACCGAAGCTTTCCTATTTCCGTTCTGGACATGGTCCGCACCGGCTGTATCCACGGGGACAACTATCTGAAGCAAAGCTCCCGGGAAAGCATTGAAAAAAGCAGAAGCATTTTGCAGAAACTTTCTCTTGACGATAAACTGAACGACAACATCACCGACCTTTCCGGCGGCCAGTTGCAGCGGGTTCTGATCGCCCGCGCCCTCGTCGCCGCCCCGCTCGCCCTGTTCCTCGACGAACCGACAACCGCCCTGGACATAGCCTCGCAGACCGACCTGATCGACATCCTGGGAAAATTGCAGCAGGAAATGAGCATCGTCGTCGTTACCCATGACCCGACCCCTTATGCAAATATCTATCAACACATAGCCTGTCTCAACACGAACATCTACTGCCATGAACGGGGGGAATTGAGCGAAACGACTCTGGAGAAGGTTTACGGCTGCCCGGTGGAACTGCTGGGACACGGAATCCCCCATACGCTCCTGCCCTCTCATCAGGGGGTGAAAAAAACGTGA
- a CDS encoding metal ABC transporter permease has product MTDILSYEFMQNALFAAILASIACGLIGPFIVARRMVFISGGLSHTAFGGLGIAYWLGIRPIYGATVFVLAAALFLSSLEEKKLSQNDLFIGIFWAVGVAIGIVFVHLTPGYAPDLLSFLFGNILTVPRTDVAVMLIIVFIVVLTVAIFYKGFVAIALDEEFAQARHLPVQELKTGLTVLAALTIVTLIQVVGILLVIALLTIPVAIASELSMNFRKIIVLAIFFGIASCLLGLFLSYSLEFPSGAAIILTGGILLAIIKSVKGIAKRSKSAYVKQEIGNPPRFH; this is encoded by the coding sequence GTGACCGACATCTTATCCTACGAGTTCATGCAAAACGCGCTTTTCGCCGCCATCCTGGCCAGCATCGCCTGCGGCCTGATCGGCCCTTTTATCGTTGCCCGGAGGATGGTTTTCATCAGCGGCGGGCTCAGTCACACCGCCTTCGGCGGACTCGGCATCGCTTACTGGCTGGGGATAAGGCCCATTTACGGGGCAACTGTCTTCGTCCTTGCGGCAGCTCTCTTTCTGAGCTCGCTCGAAGAAAAAAAACTCAGTCAAAACGACCTTTTCATCGGGATATTTTGGGCTGTAGGCGTCGCCATCGGCATTGTTTTTGTCCATCTGACGCCCGGCTACGCCCCCGATCTGCTGAGCTTCCTTTTCGGAAACATCCTGACCGTTCCCCGAACGGATGTAGCTGTCATGCTCATCATCGTTTTTATCGTCGTTTTAACCGTCGCGATCTTCTACAAAGGTTTTGTCGCCATCGCCCTCGATGAGGAATTCGCCCAGGCCAGACATCTGCCTGTTCAGGAACTGAAAACCGGCCTTACCGTCCTTGCCGCCCTCACTATCGTGACCTTGATCCAGGTCGTCGGCATTCTTCTCGTCATCGCCCTTCTGACCATCCCTGTTGCGATTGCCTCCGAGCTGTCCATGAACTTCCGCAAAATTATTGTCCTTGCCATTTTCTTCGGAATCGCGAGCTGTCTGCTCGGCCTTTTTCTCTCATACTCCCTTGAGTTTCCCTCCGGCGCCGCGATTATCCTCACCGGCGGGATATTGCTGGCCATCATCAAGAGTGTGAAAGGGATAGCGAAACGAAGCAAATCAGCTTATGTTAAACAAGAAATCGGGAATCCCCCCCGGTTTCACTGA